In one window of Tubulanus polymorphus chromosome 3, tnTubPoly1.2, whole genome shotgun sequence DNA:
- the LOC141901191 gene encoding uncharacterized protein LOC141901191 — MGAWNPSIGGEIPSARTDLPDSIKLPVYKGYPFLELNKEILLPFESTHEVVSTPTNHPYPHQFERVGCKKESDCREAISKYLEKKCVHGKRFGDMMTITKIQPTTVLHYGVESFAETRSVMLKIEPNTKQTQVPQTEPKLLDDPWSIDCIPEKMFHTHSKHRRIVESVQSLVYNV; from the exons ATGGGAG cGTGGAACCCAAGTATAGGCGGGGAAATACCTTCAGCGCGGACTGATCTTCCAGATTCGATAAAACTGCCCGTGTACAAAGGCTACCCTTTTCTTGAACTGAATAAAG AGATATTGCTTCCATTTGAGTCGACACATGAGGTTGTTAGCACTCCAACAAATCATCCATACCCGCATCAGTTCGAAAG AGTCGGCTGCAAAAAAGAGTCAGATTGTCGAGAAGCAATCAGTAAATACCTGGAGAAGAAATGTGTTCATGGAAAAAGGTTCGGCGACATGATGACCATCACAAAAATTCAACCCACTACAGTTTTACAC TATGGCGTCGAATCATTCGCAGAAACAAGAAGTGTCATGCTTAAAATCGAACCAAATACGAAACAAACACAAGTTCCACAGACAGAACCAAAGTTACTGGATGACCCTTGGTCAATCGATTGTATTCCGGAGAAAATGTTCCATACTCACAGTAAACACAGACGAATCGTCGAATCCGTGCAGAGTTTG GTGTACAATGTGTGA
- the LOC141901190 gene encoding protein SSUH2 homolog, producing MAVLRAQSTSWRHRSLFHQDSFQSDIDVFVTLEGQPVPAVGGYGGPPEIGGPPTSGSAYSPSNENKKFENGLAIGRSQRKKCFSERPGDNCIAWQPNMGGKLPDKDIEGPPPRLPQFDGYQLAGFDQLKFTAPPDAMSAPLGPQPADVHFSGRALSSDECKKAMEQFVAENVCFGRAAKDMVIEDIRPSTALLHLSLETFAECRKATYKFEAYTGGAIDGPDNGPAPGPWEIVINPDSFYKDHTKEIRVPHTERSVLCHRCQGCGFLRCRTCFGKGHVNCSKCHGRVPFISTQGEFKQCDHCAGTSAERCKPCHGDGRSQCASCQGYRHLKIYVQIVVTFTNHVSDFIPKTYHAGIPENLVKSVSSATIYEQDLPQVWPIVTYPVDSINNNSTRLVESHRVAFPNERILRQRQRLCGVPVTECAYRLKEKHMRYWVYGSEQKVHCPDYPQKCCRGCITCIII from the exons ATGGCCGTTTTAAGGGCGCAATCAACTTCATGGCGACACCGCAGCCTTTTTCACCAAGATTCATTCCAGTCTGATATCGACGTATTCGTTACACTTGAAG GTCAACCCGTACCGGCGGTTGGGGGCTATGGAGGGCCTCCCGAAATTGGTGGTCCTCCCACAAGCGGATCCGCATATTCACCCAGCAAcgaaaataagaaatttgaGAACGGCTTAGCTATTGGAAGAAGTCAAAGAAAGAAATGTTTTTCCGAGAGACCGGGAG ataattgCATAGCATGGCAACCAAATATGGGTGGAAAACTGCCAGATAAAGACATCGAAGGACCTCCTCCAAGGTTACCACAGTTTGATGGATACCAATTAGCAGGATTCGACCAAc taaaatttacGGCACCTCCTGATGCCATGTCAGCACCGTTGGGTCCACAGCCAGCTGATGTGCATTTTTCTGG acgTGCCTTGTCTTCTGATGAGTGCAAAAAAGCAATGGAGCAGTTCGTAGCAGAGAACGTCTGCTTTGGAAGAGCCGCCAAAGACATGGTAATAGAGGATATTCGGCCATCAACTGCACTCCTGCAT CTCAGTTTAGAGACATTTGCTGAATGCCGAAAGGCGACCTACAAGTTTGAAGCGTATACTGGCGGTGCTATTGACGGACCTGATAACGGACCTGCCCCAGGCCCTTGGGAAATAGTTATCAACCCCGATTCATTTTACAAAGATCACACAAAGGAAATTCGCGTGCCCCATACCGAAAGGTCGGTG cTCTGTCATCGCTGCCAGGGATGCGGATTTTTGCGCTGTAGGACTTGTTTTGGAAAGGGCCACGTGAACTGTTCAAAATGTCATGGCAGAGTGCCATTCATTTCAACTCAGGGTGAATTTAAACAATGTGATCATTGCGCAGGCACTAGTGCAGAGCG ATGTAAACCATGTCATGGAGATGGTCGCTCTCAATGTGCCTCCTGTCAGGGGTATCGTCATTTGAAGATATATGTTCAAATAGTTGTCACGTT TACCAATCACGTCAGCGATTTTATTCCTAAGACGTATCATGCCGGCATTCCCGAAAATCTCGTCAAGAGCGTCTCCAGTGCTACAATATACGAACAGGATCTCCCACAG GTATGGCCGATAGTAACGTATCCCGTTGACagtataaataataattctacGCGACTGGTCGAATCGCATCGCGTTGCATTTCCAAATGAGAGGATATTAAGACAG cgtCAACGTTTATGTGGCGTTCCGGTGACTGAATGTGCATACAGATTGAAGGAGAAACATATGAGATACTGGGTTTACGGTTCAGAACAGAAAGTTCATTGTCCAGACTATCCGCAAAAGTGCTGCCGTGGAtgtattacatgtattatcaTTTAG